A window of the Ogataea parapolymorpha DL-1 chromosome V, whole genome shotgun sequence genome harbors these coding sequences:
- a CDS encoding 60S acidic ribosomal protein P1-alpha: MSTESALSYAAIILADSDVEINPENLLKLTSGANIEIDNIWASIYAKALDGQDLKSLLTNFNISAAPAAAAAPGAAAGGAADAAAEEEKEASAAEEEEDDDMGFGLFD; encoded by the coding sequence ATGTCCACCGAATCTGCCCTTTCATACGCTGCCATCATCCTTGCTGACTCGGATGTCGAAATCAACCCTGAAAACCTTTTGAAATTGACCTCTGGTGCCAAcatcgagatcgacaacaTCTGGGCTTCCATCTACGCTAAGGCTTTGGATGGCCAGGACTTGAAGTCTCTCTTGACCAACTTCAACATCAGCGCcgctcctgctgctgctgctgctccaggtgccgctgctggtggtgccgctgacgctgctgctgaggaggagaaggaggcctctgctgctgaggaggaggaagacgacgacatgGGATTCGGTTTGTTTGACTAA